AAACTGTTTAACACACCATTTAGTTtttcagattttctgaagctgtAAACATTACAACACAAACTCAGCTCTTTACATTCAATTATCCCTGACGTTCTGAAATCTGTAAAGTTTTAGACATGGTCAGAACCTCACATGCTTTCTGACCTTCAGTGGTCTCTGACTCGGACACAAGCCACTACTTTACCTTCAGATTTCTTTTCATTCTTGAAGTCTTATTCTTGATGTAAAAACAATCAGTGCCGTAGGTGAGCAGATTACAGACATCTGAGGTGTTCTGAAGTCTGTAAAGTCTGGACATGACTAGGGCTGGCATACTAAGTATCAGGATTGACATTACGGTAACCAAACCATCAAAGATACGCAACTGTAAAGAACATCAGCTCAGTAGCTCTAAAACCTCCCTGCCATCTTTTCTTTCAGATACCTGGGTATCACCAGACCCTTGACATACCCTGTGCGGCAGAACGGCTGGTGCATGGCCAAAATGGTCCTCTCAGTTTGGCTGCTCTCTGCGTCCATCACCCTGCCGCCACTCTTTGGTTGGGCGCAGAACGTGAACGACGACAAGGTGTGCCTGATCAGCCAGGACTTCGGCTACACCATCTATTCCACAGCGGTGGCATTCTACATCCCCATGACCGTCATGCTGATCATGTACTACCGCATCTACCGGGCAGCCAAGCTGAGTGCGGCCAAGCACACCATCACAGGCTTCCCGCGGCCGGACAAGAGCAGGCGCGCCGAGGTCAACGAGGACGAGGAAGACCCCGGAGAGGGTGCCGAAGAGTCGACAGGTGTGGACTGTGTCACGGTAGCAATGAAGCTGCACAGGGAAGTGGAGGAGTGCGCCCGCCTGCCCAGACTTTTGCGGGGAATAGTCGGTGgtgcctctgaccgcaagagcATCTCCATCTTCAAGCGGGAACAGAAAGCAGCAGCAACTCTGGGGGTCGTAGTGGGGGCCTTCAGCTTCTGTTGGCTGCCCTTCTTCCTGCTGTCCACGGCCCGGCCCTTTGTGTGTGGGACGGAGTGCAGCTGTGTGCCGCTGTGGGTTGAGAGGACCCTGCTGTGGTTGGGCTACGCCAACTCGCTCATCAACCCCTTTATCTACGCCTTCTTCAACCGCGACCTGCGCACCACCTACCGCAGCCTCCTGAGTTGCCGCTACCGCAACATCAACCGCAGGCTATCAGCGGTCGGCATGCACGAGGCCCTCCGGCTGGTGGAGAGGCCCGAGACCACAGTGTCGGGGTGACCATGGCTTCCGAAACCAAAAAAACGCACGAAGCTGTGAAGCTCGAGCGGGAAAAATCGCTGAATGACTTCGGGAGGCCAGAGCTCGACAGGGCCCCTGGAGGACGGAAGGGTTTGAAGATCGACGTTTTCAACGAACATTATTGTGTTATTAAGGTTTTCTCTAGAGAAGGATGTCTAGCCTAACCTCTGACCTGTCTGAGCTGAGGCATGGAACTAATGAACTGGGATCTGACTTTTGGAAATGGGGATGCCTGACAAGGATTCTGAGCTCCAGGCGACATGAACCTGAAAAAATGTCTTGCTATGATAAAGAAAAGACTTGGAACTGCTTGAGGAACCTTGAGCTTCACCCTGATCAAACATCTTACAGTGTAAAATTAGCCTTAGGGACATTCACACAGAATGTAATGGTGGATGACTCCCATTATCTGGTCAATTGATGAACCAGTATTTGTAAAAATAGCCTGGCTAATTAGTCCCGAGAAAGTCCTGAGAAGTccagaaaaacagacagcaaAATCCTTGGCTTCAGATCTAAAGGCTTACTATTTCGAGAGCCTCTCTTGTGAGGAGATTGGCCATAATGGACTATTGATGTACTGTAGGAATCTTCTGGTGGGTGGGTCCCTTTGTAACCGTTTTAAAGACGGGTCGTCTTGACGTTTCGGGTTTTTCTATCTTAAAAATACAAAGTCATTGCAGACAGGTCTGTCCTTTCCCTGTGAAGCGTTTATTGAACCATGAATGACTCGTTTGTCAACTGCCAACGTTGGTTAGTTCAATGAGGGTGATTTATCCGTGCCCacgttcaaaaaaaaaaaaaaaagagtctgcAAGCACTTCCGAACTTCTTTCTTCTAAAGACAAAAGAGTCCACCAGGATGTCCCGTAACCCACACcttctgcagcagataaaaGGCTTCAGAAAGGACAATGGACTCTTTTTGCAGGCCTGCTGTGGTCAGAGTTTAAAAGGGAATAAGAGGAATTTGATACAAGTTCTGCAATCAAATATCCCCCTGATGGAGCATGGTGGTAAACAGAGCTCACCTGCTCCTCGTATCAGCAATATTTGATCGGGCATTAAACAAATCGCATTTACCTTTATTAAACttaaaaagtttgtggacaccccttctgacaaatgcattcatctactttgagcttcacccattgctgacacagatccaTGTAGAGAATAttaccaataaaataggactcactggagcagacggacatgaacctattggcaccatgtccaaTGCCAGGCAAGGCCTAGAGGggcagtgagctgtggagcagtggaactgtgctctctggaggaatgatggtggtgctccatccaattcttttgggatgagttggggagttggtgaggtggggtggggtggtgatcatcttctctggacaatagatacagttactccaacaaaagcagtgtaaactatttttaataccctttttaatttcagtagaaacatggaatgagcaggtgtcccaatacttttgtccatatcctGTAGAATATAAGCCCTTTTGTTTATGGGTAGTTCATGCCGACACTTAAAATGTGTATGATTACGTATTTATTTTGTACAggaaatctatatatatatttatactgtaaAAATACCACGCATGATCTGGATACATGAAATGGTCCACGCGTTCCGTTCGTCAGGGTTCAGCCTACTGCCATTTTTCCCACCTCGCCATTGTATATGTTATGTAGTGTGTACTGAAATGACCCAAAAATAGGTCTGTATTTCTCCTAACCTAATGTATGTAACATTTCACAACAATGAAAGCTCCCGTTGCACAGTGCTACAGTGTTGTATTGCATTCCTCtccagcattaaaaaaaaagcgtCCATGTAGATGAGAGTCTTTCCTGTTTATTTTCCTCAAGCGAGCTATTTGAATAAATACATGCTGATGAATGCCGTGTTTTTGCATATCTGACAGATGCATATTTAGAGCAGAACCATACTTGGCAAATCACCATACTGAAGCCCAGAGACGTGTTCCAGCTTTTGCTTGGTAACTTGCAAACTACAGCTTTGGTCCAATTACCAGCCGCTCATGCGCCGAGACCTTCCTCGCAACTCGGCTGTATACAGCTCGGTCCTTGAAGAACATCAGAAAAATACCTACAGATTCAATACCCACAGGGAACATTCCTGACCTGCCTACACTCTCCAgacactttataagaaacccctacctcgCCAGTGTGCAGTCAGAACACAGTGTGcatcactgttaaaagtaaatgttccttgaggaacttttgaaggttcttcaaggaaccttAAAGCACAAGGaagggttccttaaagcaccttaagaggttcctctacagtttcaaatATTAAAGGACCCCTAAAagttctttgaggaactttgAGGAACTCGTAACAGTGTAGCTTATCTGCTGATGT
The Salminus brasiliensis chromosome 10, fSalBra1.hap2, whole genome shotgun sequence genome window above contains:
- the htr7a gene encoding 5-hydroxytryptamine receptor 7 yields the protein MVLGDANRTAGYGESARSLMAEARARESGAHAASARIAEALLLPRLLGFAHDGGGERVPAAHMPGSAASDMLGPSALEPSLVMAAANRTRCTEQILSYGGAEKVLIGAVLTALTLSTICGNVLVLVSVCFVKKLRQPSNYLIVSLALADLSVALAVMPFVSITDLIGGRWIFGQFFCNVFIAMDVMCCTASIMTLCVISIDRYLGITRPLTYPVRQNGWCMAKMVLSVWLLSASITLPPLFGWAQNVNDDKVCLISQDFGYTIYSTAVAFYIPMTVMLIMYYRIYRAAKLSAAKHTITGFPRPDKSRRAEVNEDEEDPGEGAEESTGVDCVTVAMKLHREVEECARLPRLLRGIVGGASDRKSISIFKREQKAAATLGVVVGAFSFCWLPFFLLSTARPFVCGTECSCVPLWVERTLLWLGYANSLINPFIYAFFNRDLRTTYRSLLSCRYRNINRRLSAVGMHEALRLVERPETTVSG